In a genomic window of Prosthecobacter fusiformis:
- a CDS encoding ACP phosphodiesterase has product MNWLAHLLLSEPTPAFRIGNLLPDLVSISALTGLAPEYQRGIRQHRRIDAYTDAHPVFRRSIQRLGPQFRRVGGILVDMFYDHFLSCEWQRYATKSLPDFTAEVYASFETHRTEIPVEAHQPLEWMKRGNWLCSYGDVQDLSHTLVRMSRRFRRPVDLVGSVVILEREYAGFSDDFAAFFPDLREHAERVECPVSA; this is encoded by the coding sequence ATGAACTGGCTCGCCCATCTGCTTCTCTCTGAGCCGACGCCTGCCTTTCGCATCGGTAATCTGCTGCCGGATCTGGTCTCCATATCAGCACTGACGGGGCTGGCTCCTGAATACCAAAGGGGTATCCGGCAGCACCGGCGCATTGACGCCTATACAGATGCGCATCCGGTTTTCCGCCGCAGCATTCAGCGGTTGGGGCCGCAGTTCCGGCGCGTGGGAGGCATCCTGGTGGACATGTTTTATGACCATTTTTTGAGCTGCGAGTGGCAGCGCTATGCCACGAAAAGCCTGCCGGATTTTACCGCTGAGGTGTATGCCTCTTTTGAAACTCATCGCACGGAAATCCCGGTGGAGGCGCATCAGCCGCTGGAGTGGATGAAAAGAGGCAACTGGCTGTGCTCCTACGGGGATGTTCAGGATCTTTCCCACACTCTGGTCCGCATGAGCAGGCGTTTTCGCAGGCCTGTGGACTTGGTCGGATCGGTGGTGATCTTGGAACGGGAGTATGCGGGATTCAGCGATGACTTCGCTGCTTTTTTTCCGGATCTGCGGGAGCATGCGGAGAGGGTGGAGTGCCCGGTTTCAGCCTGA
- a CDS encoding sugar O-acetyltransferase: MKSEKEKMLTGELYDALDPQLCAERQRCRDLCKRLNDSREEETEERQRILEELFGGPTNAWIQPPFYCDYGSNITLGSKVFFNFNCVVLDVMPVTIGDYTLFGPAVQIYTATHPMDANVRRAGLEAAKAITIGSDVWVGGGAIICPGVTIGDRSVIGAGSVVTRDIPADVFAAGNPCRVIRQIDARQVQ; the protein is encoded by the coding sequence ATGAAATCTGAAAAAGAAAAAATGCTCACTGGTGAACTGTATGATGCGCTGGACCCACAGCTATGTGCTGAAAGGCAACGGTGCCGGGACCTGTGCAAACGCCTGAATGATTCACGAGAAGAGGAGACGGAGGAGAGGCAGCGCATTCTGGAAGAGTTGTTTGGCGGGCCGACGAATGCGTGGATCCAGCCGCCGTTTTACTGTGACTACGGCAGCAACATCACGCTGGGCAGCAAGGTCTTTTTCAACTTCAACTGTGTGGTGCTGGATGTCATGCCGGTGACCATTGGTGACTACACTTTGTTTGGCCCAGCAGTGCAGATTTATACGGCCACCCATCCGATGGATGCCAACGTCAGAAGGGCAGGATTGGAGGCGGCGAAAGCCATCACCATCGGCTCCGATGTGTGGGTGGGCGGCGGAGCCATTATCTGCCCAGGCGTGACGATCGGAGACCGCAGCGTTATCGGTGCGGGCAGTGTGGTGACACGGGACATCCCTGCGGATGTGTTTGCCGCTGGCAATCCGTGCCGGGTGATCCGGCAGATTGATGCGCGGCAGGTCCAGTGA